Proteins from a single region of candidate division KSB1 bacterium:
- a CDS encoding O-acetylhomoserine aminocarboxypropyltransferase/cysteine synthase, protein MSDGLRFETLCLHGGHEVDQQTLSRAVPIYQTTSYLFRNTEHAARLFELKEFGNIYTRIMNPTTEVFERRMALLEGGIGALATSSGQAAAALIFATLAEAGDEILSSSKIYGGTYNLLKVTLRRFGIQTRFVGDPTPENFAAAITPRTKALHVETIGNPRGDVADIPALAALAHRHGIPLVVDNTVATPYLCRPIELGADIVYHSATKFIGGHGTSIGGVIIDSGKFSWDNGRFASFTEPSEGYHGLRFWETFGNSAFIVKARVEFLRDLGPALSPFNSFLFLQGLETLPLRMQRHCQNAMAVANYLRQHPKVAWVSYPGLADHPTHAVAQRVLRNGFGAIVTFGMKGGKEQSRRVVDHVKLISLLANIGDARTLIIHPATTTHQQLSPEEQLSTGVTDDLIRLSVGLEHIDDILEDLDQAIARA, encoded by the coding sequence ATGAGCGACGGCTTACGTTTCGAAACTCTCTGTCTACACGGCGGTCACGAAGTGGACCAGCAAACGCTTTCCCGAGCTGTACCGATCTATCAGACGACCTCCTACCTCTTTCGGAACACCGAACACGCCGCGCGTCTCTTCGAGCTGAAGGAATTCGGCAACATCTACACCCGCATCATGAACCCCACCACCGAGGTCTTCGAAAGACGAATGGCTCTTCTGGAAGGAGGCATAGGGGCTCTCGCCACAAGCTCGGGACAGGCGGCTGCCGCCCTCATCTTCGCAACTCTCGCCGAAGCCGGCGACGAGATCCTCTCCTCCTCCAAGATCTACGGCGGGACGTATAATCTGCTCAAAGTCACCCTAAGGCGCTTTGGCATCCAGACTCGATTTGTGGGTGATCCCACGCCCGAGAACTTTGCGGCCGCCATCACCCCTCGCACCAAAGCCCTGCACGTGGAGACGATCGGCAATCCGCGGGGGGACGTAGCCGACATCCCCGCTTTGGCCGCACTGGCCCATCGCCACGGCATCCCCCTCGTCGTCGACAACACCGTTGCCACCCCCTATCTCTGCCGACCCATCGAGCTCGGGGCGGATATCGTGTACCACTCTGCCACCAAGTTCATTGGAGGTCACGGCACCTCCATCGGCGGTGTCATCATTGACTCCGGCAAGTTCTCCTGGGACAACGGCCGCTTTGCCTCCTTCACGGAGCCCAGCGAGGGCTACCACGGCCTGCGCTTTTGGGAGACATTCGGCAACAGCGCCTTCATCGTGAAGGCGAGGGTGGAGTTTCTGCGCGATCTCGGGCCAGCTCTGAGTCCGTTCAATTCGTTTCTCTTCCTCCAAGGACTGGAGACTCTCCCTCTGCGGATGCAACGTCACTGCCAAAATGCCATGGCCGTGGCGAACTACCTGCGCCAACACCCAAAAGTCGCCTGGGTCAGTTACCCCGGGCTGGCGGACCATCCGACTCACGCTGTTGCCCAGCGCGTCCTGCGCAACGGCTTCGGGGCGATTGTGACCTTCGGGATGAAGGGCGGCAAAGAGCAGTCGCGACGCGTGGTGGACCACGTGAAGCTCATTTCCTTGCTGGCCAACATCGGAGATGCCCGCACGCTCATCATTCATCCGGCTACTACCACACACCAACAGCTTTCGCCGGAAGAACAGCTCAGCACCGGCGTGACCGATGACCTGATTCGACTCTCGGTGGGCTTGGAGCACATCGATGACATCCTCGAGGACCTGGACCAAGCGATCGCCAGAGCATGA
- a CDS encoding homoserine O-acetyltransferase has protein sequence MSTADKTIVQTQKMLAANPDRPFRFECGRELRHLEVAYETYGELNAQGDNAIYVVHALTGSAHAAFYNSPQEDRPGWWDGLIGPGKALDPERYFIVCANLLGSCYGTTGPSSINPETGDIYGMDFPPVTTRDMVRVQKLLLDQLGVKRLRLVLGGSLGGMITWQWLVDYPDFVEAAVPIAGTVQGSPWMIALNEVARQAIYNDPRWQNGWYRDEGPAAGLALARMIAMISYRSDRQFQQRFGRDRVRPEPEHELEFDNWFQVESYLHYQGQKLVRRFDARTYVYLTEAMDLHDVARGYSCLEEALDRIQSRVLVLGIDTDVLYYPHELKATVRLLQQMGKRAQYAEIQSIYGHDAFLVEYDQLNRLLREFLERR, from the coding sequence ATGAGCACCGCGGATAAGACCATCGTTCAGACGCAGAAGATGCTGGCCGCCAACCCGGATCGTCCGTTCCGCTTCGAGTGCGGCCGCGAGCTCCGCCACCTGGAGGTGGCCTACGAGACCTACGGCGAGCTGAACGCCCAGGGCGACAATGCCATCTACGTGGTGCATGCGCTAACAGGGAGCGCGCACGCAGCGTTTTACAATTCGCCGCAGGAGGACCGTCCCGGCTGGTGGGATGGACTGATCGGTCCGGGAAAAGCCCTGGATCCGGAGCGCTACTTCATCGTCTGCGCCAATCTCCTGGGCAGCTGCTACGGTACCACAGGTCCCAGCAGCATTAATCCTGAAACGGGCGACATCTATGGGATGGACTTTCCGCCCGTTACCACACGGGACATGGTCCGAGTGCAGAAGCTGCTCCTGGATCAGCTCGGGGTAAAGCGATTGCGCCTGGTGCTGGGCGGCTCGCTGGGCGGGATGATCACGTGGCAGTGGTTGGTAGACTACCCCGATTTTGTAGAGGCCGCCGTTCCTATCGCGGGCACCGTGCAGGGATCGCCGTGGATGATCGCCCTGAACGAGGTAGCCCGCCAGGCCATCTACAACGATCCCCGCTGGCAAAACGGCTGGTACCGAGACGAGGGACCAGCTGCGGGCTTGGCCTTGGCCCGGATGATCGCCATGATCTCCTACCGCAGTGACCGACAATTCCAGCAGCGTTTTGGGCGGGACCGTGTCCGCCCTGAACCCGAGCACGAACTGGAGTTCGACAACTGGTTTCAGGTCGAAAGCTACCTCCACTATCAGGGGCAGAAGCTGGTCAGGCGCTTTGACGCGCGTACGTACGTCTATTTGACCGAGGCCATGGACCTACACGACGTGGCGCGAGGGTACTCCTGCCTGGAGGAGGCGCTCGACCGGATTCAATCCCGCGTTCTTGTCCTTGGGATCGATACCGACGTGCTCTACTACCCGCACGAGCTTAAGGCCACGGTGCGCCTCCTGCAGCAAATGGGCAAGAGAGCCCAGTACGCGGAGATCCAGTCGATCTACGGCCACGATGCCTTTCTGGTCGAGTACGACCAGTTGAATCGGCTGCTTCGGGAGTTCCTGGAACGGAGGTAA